A stretch of Paenibacillus sp. URB8-2 DNA encodes these proteins:
- the tsf gene encoding translation elongation factor Ts gives MAVDAKSVKELRERTGAGMLDCKKALEEANGDLNKAVELLREKGLSAAANKAGRAATEGVVESYIHAGGRIGVLVEINCETDFVGKTDQFKEFARDIAMQIAAAAPRFVRREEVPADEIEKEKEILKAQALNEGKPEKIVDKMVEGRINKFYEEHVLLEQSFIKDPDKTISNLLNEKISTIGENISIRRFVRYELGEGLEKKVDNFVEEVMAQVKQ, from the coding sequence ATGGCAGTAGACGCAAAATCCGTAAAAGAGCTTCGTGAAAGAACCGGCGCCGGCATGCTGGATTGCAAAAAAGCGCTGGAAGAAGCAAACGGCGACCTGAACAAAGCAGTAGAACTTCTCCGTGAAAAAGGCCTTTCCGCGGCAGCCAACAAAGCTGGACGCGCAGCGACCGAGGGCGTTGTTGAATCTTACATTCATGCCGGCGGCCGTATCGGTGTTCTGGTAGAAATTAACTGCGAAACCGACTTTGTCGGTAAAACCGACCAATTCAAGGAGTTCGCGCGTGATATCGCTATGCAAATCGCCGCTGCCGCTCCGCGTTTCGTTCGCCGCGAAGAAGTTCCTGCGGATGAAATCGAGAAGGAAAAGGAAATTCTGAAAGCACAGGCGCTGAACGAAGGCAAGCCTGAGAAAATCGTTGATAAAATGGTTGAAGGACGCATCAACAAGTTCTATGAAGAGCATGTACTGCTTGAGCAATCCTTCATCAAAGACCCCGACAAGACGATCTCCAATCTGCTCAACGAAAAAATCAGCACCATCGGTGAGAACATCTCCATCCGCCGCTTTGTCCGTTACGAACTGGGCGAAGGACTTGAGAAGAAAGTCGACAACTTCGTAGAAGAAGTAATGGCGCAAGTGAAGCAATAA
- the rpsB gene encoding 30S ribosomal protein S2, which produces MAVISMKQLLEAGVHFGHQTRRWNPKMDRYIFTERNGIYIIDLQKTVKKVEEAYNFVKSVAGDNGTILFVGTKKQAQDSVKEEAERSGMYYINQRWLGGTLTNFQTIQKRIDRLKKLEAWEEDGTFSVLPKKEVILLRKEKDRLEKFLGGIKNMKGLPSALFIIDPRKERIAVAEARKLGIPIVAIVDTNCDPDEIDYVIPGNDDAIRAVKLLTGKMADAVVEAHQGEDTTSA; this is translated from the coding sequence ATGGCAGTAATCTCCATGAAGCAGCTTCTCGAAGCTGGGGTACACTTCGGTCACCAGACTCGTCGTTGGAACCCGAAAATGGATCGTTATATCTTCACTGAAAGAAACGGAATCTACATTATTGACCTGCAAAAGACGGTCAAGAAAGTAGAAGAAGCTTACAACTTTGTAAAAAGCGTAGCAGGCGACAATGGTACGATCCTGTTCGTGGGTACAAAAAAACAAGCTCAAGACTCTGTGAAAGAAGAAGCTGAACGTTCGGGCATGTACTACATCAACCAACGTTGGCTCGGCGGCACGCTGACGAACTTCCAAACGATCCAAAAGCGTATCGACCGTCTTAAAAAACTGGAAGCTTGGGAAGAGGACGGAACGTTCTCCGTTCTGCCTAAGAAAGAAGTTATCCTTCTCCGCAAAGAGAAAGATCGTCTTGAAAAATTCCTGGGCGGCATCAAGAACATGAAAGGTCTGCCAAGCGCGCTGTTCATCATCGATCCTCGTAAAGAGCGCATCGCCGTTGCCGAAGCACGCAAATTGGGCATTCCGATTGTCGCTATCGTTGACACGAACTGCGATCCGGACGAAATCGACTACGTTATTCCGGGCAATGACGACGCTATTCGCGCCGTTAAGCTGCTGACCGGTAAAATGGCTGACGCCGTTGTTGAAGCTCACCAAGGCGAAGACACAACGTCTGCTTAA
- a CDS encoding endolytic transglycosylase MltG: MIKNRSFMIGLGCGLAGGALLLQLMISAGMATPTKAQIIREATKLNLKVSGAEDKLLTAEEWQKLAQQNSSSQEQNAAGAANGDAAASGSPGANKQPASPPGKAVSPTGPSSPSQPSAAEIQEQSATAVPPTAPAADSPASSSIVVRIPSGVTLTEVADLLAEAGVIQDKNLFLIEGTGRKVQTRIQYGLYRFTAGQSNESIIDELITVKE; the protein is encoded by the coding sequence GTGATCAAGAATCGTTCCTTTATGATCGGACTCGGATGCGGGCTTGCGGGCGGCGCGCTTCTTCTCCAGCTTATGATTTCGGCCGGGATGGCTACGCCTACGAAGGCGCAGATAATCAGAGAAGCCACAAAGCTGAACCTGAAGGTAAGCGGGGCGGAGGACAAGCTGCTGACCGCCGAGGAGTGGCAGAAGCTGGCACAGCAAAATTCCTCCTCACAGGAACAAAATGCAGCGGGTGCAGCCAATGGCGACGCAGCTGCTTCGGGATCTCCTGGGGCAAATAAGCAGCCCGCATCGCCACCGGGCAAGGCGGTATCCCCTACGGGACCGTCTTCGCCGTCGCAGCCGTCTGCGGCGGAGATACAGGAGCAGTCTGCCACGGCCGTTCCGCCGACTGCACCCGCAGCCGACTCACCGGCAAGCTCCAGTATTGTCGTTCGAATTCCGAGCGGGGTCACGCTTACCGAAGTCGCAGATTTATTGGCCGAAGCCGGCGTAATCCAGGATAAGAACCTTTTTTTAATTGAAGGCACCGGCCGCAAAGTGCAGACCCGGATTCAATACGGTCTTTACCGCTTCACAGCAGGGCAAAGCAACGAATCGATCATCGACGAACTGATTACGGTAAAAGAATGA
- a CDS encoding DUF342 domain-containing protein, translated as MVVHSALSDYLSISFSDNKEVAYLEFYRRDEEFACGVDELGAFLQKNNVRYGVQWDVVTRIANHPEEYRSGKVAIASGKAPVHGLDGRVELSVRMDDDDRRPLEKDDGKVDYKELVRLSNVRKGELIATLIPPETGQLGMAVTGDPIPCKMGKNARFKVGKNVLLDKEQTSMYAAIDGLVSLTDKGKINVFPVYEVNGDVDYNTGNIDFVGTVVIRGNVLTGFSVKSAGDIRVVGGVEGAELVAGGSIEITGGIIGYNKGLVSAGANVKVSFIQDGNITASEDVIVSQSIMHSNVRAGRNVLCNGTKGLIVGGTVQAGEKVVARTIGNTMSTATVIEVGVLPELRNELNELRQQLRQFMETGDKTTKALHLLDQLAISGTLSPDKVALRIKLNTTKHSQQREEAHIKERILEIEKMLEDTDRAKVTVVKTIYGGSKIVIGRYTKFVKDMAERITYYYSEGEISIMPNV; from the coding sequence ATGGTCGTCCACTCTGCACTGAGCGATTACTTGAGTATCAGCTTTTCAGATAATAAGGAAGTCGCTTACCTGGAGTTCTATCGGCGGGATGAAGAATTTGCTTGTGGGGTCGATGAGTTAGGCGCTTTTTTACAAAAAAACAATGTCCGCTATGGCGTACAGTGGGATGTCGTTACTCGTATCGCAAACCATCCGGAGGAGTACCGTTCCGGCAAGGTTGCAATAGCTTCGGGGAAAGCTCCTGTCCACGGTTTAGACGGGCGCGTGGAGTTAAGTGTTAGGATGGATGACGATGACCGCCGCCCCTTGGAAAAAGACGACGGCAAGGTCGATTACAAGGAACTGGTCCGGTTGAGCAATGTCCGCAAGGGTGAATTGATCGCGACGTTGATTCCCCCTGAAACGGGACAACTGGGCATGGCCGTCACCGGCGATCCAATCCCCTGCAAGATGGGGAAAAACGCCCGCTTTAAAGTCGGTAAGAACGTCTTGTTAGATAAAGAGCAAACCTCAATGTATGCCGCGATCGACGGCTTGGTGTCCCTGACGGACAAAGGAAAAATCAATGTCTTTCCGGTTTATGAAGTGAATGGCGACGTCGATTACAACACCGGTAATATTGATTTTGTCGGCACCGTTGTTATCCGCGGCAATGTACTCACCGGATTTTCGGTGAAATCCGCAGGAGATATCCGGGTGGTTGGCGGTGTGGAAGGTGCGGAACTGGTCGCTGGAGGTTCCATTGAAATTACCGGCGGCATTATTGGCTACAACAAGGGGCTTGTCAGCGCCGGAGCCAATGTGAAGGTGTCCTTTATTCAGGATGGAAACATTACGGCTTCCGAGGATGTCATTGTCTCGCAAAGTATTATGCATTCCAATGTTCGCGCCGGCAGGAACGTGCTCTGCAACGGTACCAAGGGTTTAATCGTTGGCGGAACGGTGCAGGCTGGGGAGAAGGTAGTGGCCCGCACGATTGGGAATACAATGTCGACGGCGACAGTAATCGAGGTTGGGGTACTGCCCGAATTGAGAAACGAACTTAATGAGCTTAGGCAGCAGCTCCGCCAATTTATGGAAACTGGTGATAAAACGACGAAGGCGCTCCATTTGCTTGATCAGCTCGCGATTAGCGGCACCCTGTCTCCGGACAAGGTAGCTCTGCGAATCAAGCTCAATACCACGAAGCACTCCCAGCAAAGGGAAGAAGCCCACATCAAAGAGCGGATTCTTGAAATTGAAAAAATGCTGGAGGATACAGACAGGGCCAAGGTCACGGTTGTCAAGACCATTTACGGGGGTTCCAAAATTGTCATCGGCAGATATACCAAATTCGTCAAGGATATGGCGGAGCGGATTACGTACTACTATTCGGAAGGCGAGATATCTATAATGCCCAACGTCTGA
- a CDS encoding FliA/WhiG family RNA polymerase sigma factor has protein sequence MNEHKASHLDHQGLWEQWKEQGDPEAKKRLIEKYLPIVDYVSGRLAVGLPKNVSKEDLASNGVMGLIDAVEKFDYKRGLQFQTYASWRVRGAILDSLRQGDWVPRSVREKAKKIEDAYQQLEQKYLRSVSDEEMSSYLNITEREFQGMLQDVAVMTLCSLEDPIREEDSETRMSVLVDDKAKNPDRKVNEFYLRETLTKGIEKLTVKERTVVSLLYYEDLSLSEIAEVMSLSPSRISQLHSKAILRLRGTLEKNRDLLMQND, from the coding sequence TTGAACGAGCATAAAGCTTCTCATTTGGATCATCAGGGACTCTGGGAACAGTGGAAAGAACAGGGAGACCCGGAAGCCAAAAAAAGGCTGATCGAGAAATATCTGCCCATAGTGGATTATGTCTCCGGCCGTTTGGCTGTGGGTCTGCCCAAAAATGTCTCGAAGGAAGATTTGGCGAGCAATGGGGTTATGGGACTAATCGATGCGGTTGAGAAGTTTGACTATAAACGGGGATTGCAATTTCAAACTTACGCCTCCTGGCGAGTCCGTGGAGCCATTCTTGATTCTCTCCGCCAAGGCGATTGGGTTCCCCGCTCGGTCCGTGAAAAGGCGAAGAAAATTGAGGATGCCTACCAGCAACTGGAACAAAAGTATTTAAGATCGGTCAGCGACGAAGAAATGAGCAGCTATTTAAATATAACCGAGCGGGAGTTTCAAGGCATGCTGCAGGATGTGGCGGTAATGACGCTGTGTTCTTTGGAGGATCCGATCCGGGAAGAAGATTCTGAGACTCGAATGTCCGTACTGGTGGACGACAAAGCCAAGAACCCGGACCGTAAAGTGAATGAGTTCTATCTTCGTGAAACGCTTACCAAGGGCATCGAGAAACTAACAGTGAAAGAACGGACCGTTGTGTCCCTTTTATATTATGAAGATTTATCTTTGAGTGAAATTGCAGAGGTTATGTCGTTGTCCCCTTCCCGTATATCGCAGCTGCATTCCAAGGCGATACTGAGGCTGCGGGGGACACTAGAGAAGAATCGGGATCTTCTGATGCAAAATGATTAG
- a CDS encoding chemotaxis protein CheD, whose amino-acid sequence MIEEQSLIKVGMADLNVGSQNNVIRTTGLGSCVGLTMYDPGKKLGGMAHVMLPSSEIAREGKLNIAKFADTAIPELLSRLLELGAIRSRIIAKMAGGSQMFAFAGGNDTMRIGPRNVESCKLALEKLSIPLVAEDTGGSYGRTIEIACSTGLLNIRSVQKGVKEL is encoded by the coding sequence ATGATTGAGGAGCAGAGCTTAATAAAAGTAGGAATGGCCGATCTCAATGTAGGCAGCCAGAACAATGTGATCCGTACGACGGGCCTTGGCTCATGCGTCGGCCTTACGATGTACGATCCCGGCAAAAAGCTGGGGGGAATGGCTCACGTCATGCTGCCGTCATCAGAAATCGCTCGTGAGGGAAAGCTCAACATCGCCAAATTCGCGGATACGGCAATTCCCGAGCTTCTATCCCGTCTGCTGGAGCTCGGAGCCATACGCAGCCGGATTATCGCAAAAATGGCTGGCGGCTCCCAGATGTTTGCTTTTGCCGGCGGAAACGATACGATGAGAATTGGTCCGCGGAATGTGGAATCCTGCAAGCTGGCTTTGGAGAAATTGAGCATTCCGCTGGTGGCCGAAGATACGGGAGGCAGTTACGGGCGCACGATCGAGATCGCATGCAGCACCGGGTTGCTGAACATCCGCAGTGTGCAAAAAGGCGTCAAGGAATTATAA
- a CDS encoding chemotaxis protein CheC, which produces MDVLKEVGNIGAGNAATALSQLLNKPIDMAVPKVQLLGFEEIAEKVGGAEELVYAVFLRVEGEAPGNLFFILTPEAARSLLSRVAGISTVSVEELSEMEMSALSEIGNILAGSYLSSLADFTSLSMYPTVPALAMDMAGAILSYGLLQFGQMGDDALLIDTTFLEGKDEIEGQFFLIPDPESFPKIFKSLGVPFEDD; this is translated from the coding sequence ATGGATGTGCTCAAGGAAGTCGGAAACATCGGAGCCGGGAACGCTGCCACCGCATTATCCCAGCTGCTGAACAAACCGATTGACATGGCCGTTCCCAAAGTCCAATTGCTCGGATTTGAGGAGATCGCGGAAAAAGTGGGCGGTGCCGAGGAGCTTGTCTACGCGGTGTTTCTACGTGTTGAAGGCGAGGCGCCGGGGAATCTTTTTTTCATCCTGACGCCGGAAGCGGCCCGCAGTTTGCTGAGCCGTGTCGCGGGCATATCCACAGTCTCGGTAGAAGAATTAAGTGAAATGGAAATGTCCGCACTCAGTGAGATCGGCAATATTTTGGCGGGTTCCTATCTCTCGTCTCTGGCTGATTTCACCTCATTATCTATGTATCCAACGGTACCGGCTTTGGCGATGGATATGGCAGGAGCGATTTTAAGTTACGGCCTGCTTCAGTTCGGTCAGATGGGAGATGACGCATTGTTGATCGATACAACTTTCCTGGAAGGAAAGGATGAGATCGAAGGCCAGTTCTTTCTGATTCCCGATCCGGAATCTTTCCCTAAGATTTTCAAATCCCTGGGAGTGCCTTTTGAAGATGATTGA
- a CDS encoding chemotaxis protein CheW: MAEDIKVIVFKLGTEEYGIEVDKVQTIERLMPITRVPKTYAFIKGVINLRGVVIPVIDLRGRFGLEEAEHTDQTRVIIVVVNEMEVGFIVDSANDVIDLNRESIDTPPEVVGGIKAKYLDGVAKIGEDRLLIMLNLSEVLNKSEIVQLESLEG, from the coding sequence ATGGCGGAAGATATTAAAGTAATTGTCTTTAAATTGGGTACCGAAGAATACGGCATCGAAGTGGATAAAGTCCAAACGATCGAACGTCTGATGCCCATTACGCGGGTGCCGAAGACGTACGCTTTTATCAAGGGCGTTATCAACCTGCGCGGCGTCGTTATTCCAGTGATCGATCTTCGCGGAAGATTCGGTCTGGAAGAAGCGGAGCATACCGATCAGACCCGCGTCATTATCGTTGTCGTTAATGAGATGGAGGTTGGCTTTATTGTGGATTCGGCCAACGATGTTATTGACTTGAACAGAGAGTCCATCGATACTCCTCCCGAAGTTGTTGGGGGTATTAAAGCCAAGTATCTTGACGGGGTGGCCAAAATCGGAGAGGACCGTCTGCTGATCATGCTTAATTTGTCAGAGGTTCTCAACAAGAGTGAAATTGTGCAGCTGGAAAGCTTAGAGGGCTAA
- a CDS encoding chemotaxis protein CheA, which yields MDMNQYLSMFIDESNDHLQSLNENMMGLEASPDDLSIVQVIFRSAHTLKGMAATMGFEDLASLTHQMENVLDLVRNGKLVMQEFIFDTLFKSLDALEAMVQDITAGGEGKADVSSIVASLQAIVRGEVPSAAGDAPSAAAPIEAETPALLDQFQFSVLEQSIQEGNQVLFIEVSLRKDCQLRAVRAYMVFELLERYGEVVKTFPPVQDIEQEKFDYSFSLYYITQKTAEEMQALIMGVSEIDKVTSLALDVESLSQLGQAAVAATAEAPATEPKRGDTPAPQATPAAAPKEEAKKAPAKSGGAPSRTIRVDIDRLDVLMNLLSELLIDRVRLEQLASDIQSTELTETVEHMSRVSGDLQDIVMKLRMVPVDTVFNRFPRMIRDLAKSLDKKVDLIITGAETELDRTVVDEIGDPLVHLLRNALDHGVESVSDRIAAGKSETGTIHLRAFHSGNHVFIEIQDDGAGISREKVLKSAIKKGIVTAEQAAAMTDNEAHQLLFAAGFSTAEVISDISGRGVGLDVVKAKISSLGGNVTIYSTPGKGTNFSVQLPLTLSIIAAMLIRLGSEKYAIPLSSIVETGIVNRSQIRSVHGAKMVEFRGSHIPVVSLGAIFDVADYDESEEEETEIVVIRKGDKLAALTVQDFIGQNEIVIKNLGKYLPEIQGISGGTILGDGQVALIIDPNAFIK from the coding sequence ATGGACATGAATCAGTATTTATCCATGTTTATTGATGAGTCGAACGATCATCTGCAGTCTTTGAACGAAAATATGATGGGGCTGGAGGCAAGTCCGGACGATCTTAGCATCGTGCAGGTGATCTTCCGCTCCGCGCATACTTTAAAAGGCATGGCGGCGACAATGGGGTTTGAAGATCTGGCTTCTTTGACGCACCAAATGGAGAACGTGCTTGATCTGGTGCGCAACGGTAAGCTGGTTATGCAGGAATTTATTTTTGATACTCTGTTCAAGAGCCTTGACGCGCTTGAAGCCATGGTTCAGGACATAACTGCCGGTGGCGAAGGCAAGGCGGACGTTTCTTCCATCGTAGCCTCCCTTCAGGCTATCGTTCGCGGCGAAGTGCCTTCTGCAGCAGGAGACGCGCCGTCAGCAGCCGCTCCAATAGAAGCGGAAACGCCCGCACTGCTCGATCAATTCCAATTTTCGGTTCTTGAACAATCGATTCAGGAAGGGAACCAGGTGCTGTTCATCGAAGTTTCGCTCCGCAAGGATTGTCAACTCCGCGCAGTCAGAGCTTATATGGTCTTTGAACTGCTGGAGCGCTACGGCGAAGTCGTGAAAACCTTCCCGCCGGTTCAGGATATCGAGCAGGAGAAATTCGATTACAGCTTTTCGCTTTACTACATAACCCAGAAGACAGCGGAGGAAATGCAGGCTCTGATTATGGGCGTCTCCGAGATCGACAAAGTAACGTCGCTTGCGCTTGATGTGGAGTCGCTGAGTCAGCTTGGACAGGCGGCGGTCGCCGCCACGGCTGAGGCTCCGGCCACCGAGCCGAAGCGGGGGGATACTCCGGCTCCCCAAGCGACGCCGGCAGCCGCCCCTAAGGAGGAAGCCAAGAAAGCTCCCGCCAAAAGCGGCGGCGCTCCTTCGCGCACAATACGCGTCGACATCGACCGTTTGGATGTGCTGATGAACCTGCTCAGTGAGCTCTTGATTGACCGTGTGAGGCTGGAGCAGCTCGCTTCGGATATACAGAGCACCGAGTTGACCGAGACAGTCGAGCATATGAGCCGCGTCAGCGGGGACCTGCAGGACATCGTCATGAAGCTGCGTATGGTGCCGGTAGATACGGTGTTCAACCGATTCCCGCGTATGATTCGCGATTTGGCCAAGTCGCTCGACAAAAAGGTGGATCTTATTATTACAGGCGCCGAAACAGAGCTCGACCGGACTGTCGTCGATGAAATCGGCGATCCGCTCGTCCATCTGCTCCGCAATGCGCTCGACCATGGGGTCGAATCGGTATCCGACCGGATCGCCGCTGGCAAATCGGAGACCGGCACCATCCATTTGCGGGCATTCCACAGTGGCAATCATGTCTTCATTGAAATTCAGGACGACGGCGCCGGCATTTCCCGCGAGAAAGTGCTGAAATCGGCGATAAAGAAAGGAATCGTTACCGCTGAGCAAGCGGCAGCGATGACAGACAACGAAGCCCATCAACTGCTGTTCGCGGCGGGTTTCAGCACGGCTGAGGTCATTTCTGATATCTCTGGTAGGGGAGTCGGACTCGATGTCGTAAAAGCCAAGATCTCATCGCTCGGGGGCAATGTCACCATTTATTCCACTCCCGGAAAAGGAACGAATTTCTCGGTGCAGCTTCCGCTCACCCTGTCCATTATCGCTGCTATGCTGATCCGACTTGGCTCGGAGAAGTACGCGATTCCGCTTTCTTCCATAGTGGAGACCGGAATTGTGAATCGTTCGCAGATCCGAAGCGTTCACGGCGCTAAGATGGTGGAATTCCGGGGCTCCCATATTCCGGTCGTATCCCTAGGGGCCATCTTCGATGTGGCGGATTACGACGAGAGCGAAGAAGAAGAAACGGAGATCGTTGTTATCCGCAAGGGAGACAAGCTCGCTGCGCTCACTGTGCAGGATTTTATCGGCCAGAACGAGATTGTCATCAAAAATTTGGGCAAATACTTGCCGGAAATCCAGGGAATTTCGGGTGGCACAATCCTTGGCGACGGACAAGTGGCGTTAATTATTGATCCCAACGCATTTATCAAATAA